One segment of Scomber scombrus chromosome 3, fScoSco1.1, whole genome shotgun sequence DNA contains the following:
- the smpd2b gene encoding sphingomyelin phosphodiesterase 2, producing the protein MANTDSVRVRVFSLNCWGIRYLSKHCPQRYAMIGDMLCKEEYDLVLLQEVWSEKDYLSLKKKLCCIHPHSHYFKSGVIGSGLAIFSKHRIHDTFLYRYSLNGYPYMAHHGDWFGGKAVGMAVLNIGKLTANVYVTHLHAEYCRDKDSYLPHRVVQAWELQQFVRHTSAGADVVILGGDLNMHPQDLGNRLLRAYTGLRDSYVETAKFDGCEDGITLIADNPFISKKELVPFENGIRIDYILFKGSSKLDIHCDSMSTTKGSVPGHPFPYSDHEALTSELRLDPHTPAETGSDGQSKDQDCAAGKGAELVDILTEARTEVKVGLHCAERMRYTATRTGVMGLALLILELAIAAVPWLALGAEQPFPRTSFYLLAALCFAILLTTFLLYIFYTMELKSLQGAEDQMRLAIGSLQEKLRGFPLAQPHNAQRKPPEGDEPTAFDPEE; encoded by the exons ATGGCTAACACAGACTCTGTCCGTGTTCGGGTCTTCTCTCTGAACTGCTG gggGATCAGATACCTTAGCAAACACTGTCCTCAGCGCTATGCCATGATTGGAGATATGTTGTGCAAGGAAGAGTATGATCTTGTCCTACTACAAGAG GTGTGGAGTGAGAAAGACTATCTCTCCTTGAAAAAGAAACTTTGCTGTATTCATCCTCACTCACATTACTTCAAAAG TGGGGTCATAGGCAGTGGACTGGCCATTTTCTCCAAACACAGAATCCATGATACATTTCTTTATCGCTACTCACTGAATGGTTATCCATACATG GCTCACCATGGAGACTGGTTTGGAGGTAAAGCTGTTGGGATGGCCGTCTTAAACATCGGCAAGCTGACTGCAAACGTCTATGTCACTCAT CTGCATGCAGAGTACTGCAGAGACAAGGACTCTTATCTACCTCACAGAGTGGTTCAAGCCTGGGAGCTGCAGCAGTTCGTTCG TCACACCTCTGCTGGAGCAGATGTGGTGATTCTTGGCGGTGACCTCAACATGCATCCTCAGGACCTCGGGAACAGACTGCTGAGGGCCTACACTGGACTCCGAGACTCTTATGTAGAGACTGCTAAGTTCGAT GGATGTGAGGATGGTATAACTCTCATAGCAGACAACCCTTTTATCAGTAAGAAAGAGCTTGTTCCTTTCGAGAATGGAATCCGAATTGACTACATCCTGTTCAAG ggTTCTTCCAAATTGGATATTCATTGTGATTCCATGTCCACCACCAAAGGCTCCGTCCCCGGCCATCCTTTCCCGTACTCCGACCACGAGGCTCTGACGTCTGAACTGAGACTTGACCCACACACTCCAGCTGAGACCGGAAGTGACGGGCAGTCTAAGGATCAGGACTGTGCTGCAG GGAAGGGCGCTGAGTTGGTGGACATTCTGACAGAAGCCCGTACGGAAGTCAAAGTGGGCTTGCACTGCGCTGAGAGGATGCGCTACACAGCAACACGCACCGGAGTGATGGGGTTGGCTCTGCTGATTCTGGAGCTGGCCATCGCAGCCGTGCCCTGGTTGGCCCTTGGAGCAGAACAACCTTTCCCTCGTACTTCCTTTTACCTGCTGGCCGCGTTGTGCTTCGCCATCCTGCTTACCACCTTTCTGCTGTACATCTTCTACACCATGGAGCTGAAATCACTTCAGGGGGCTGAGGACCAGATG